GCCGCGCCGCCTCGGCCGCGTATCCGGCCGGATCGCGCAGCCCCTCGCCCTCGGGAACGGCCGCGAGCAGCCGGTCGAAGGCGTGCGCCTGCGTGCGGTCGAGCAGGGCGCCGAGCAGCGCGCCCAGATCACCGTAGGCGCTGTAGACGACGGCCCGCGCGACCCCGGCCCGCTTCGCCACGGCGTCGACGGAGACCCGGTCGTGCCCGGCGTCCACGATCACCGCGAGCGCCGCGTCGAGCAGCTGCTCCCGCCGCTCCTCGATCGGCACCCGGGGCGCGTAGGGGCGGCGCTTGCGCGGCTTGGCCGGTGAGCTGGCCGGGCTGGCTTGGCTGGACACCCTTGCACCTTACGACAGTCGTGTCTTAATTTACGACAGCAGTGTCGTAAGTAGTGGGCACCCTCGGCGCCGGTCGTGAGCACCCCCGGCGCCACCCCACGCCGCCCCGCAACGAACGGCCGCCGAGCCCCACCGCGTCGCCCCGCACCCAGGAGCCCCGTATGCCCTCAGAAGCCAACGCCACAGCCCAGCTGCTGCACCCGCACCGCTACGACCCGGCCCACTTCGACGCCGAGACCCGGCGGCTGCTGCGCGCCACCATCGACTGGTTCGAGACGCGCGGCAAGCAGCGTCTGACGGCCGCGTACCACGCCAAGGAGTACTACGCCGACTTCCTCGAATTCGCCGCCCGCGAAGGGCTGTTCGCCACCTTCCTCACGCCGTCCGCCGACGCCGCGGGCAACCCGGACAAGCGCTGGGACACCAGCCGGATCGCCGCCCTCTCGGAGATCCTCGGCTTCTACGGGCTGAACTACTGGTACCCGTGGCAGGTGACCGTCCTCGGTCTCGGCCCCGTCTGGCAGTCCGGCAACGCCGAGGCCCGGGCCTGGGCGGCGGCCGCCCTGGAGGCGGGCGGCACCGGCGCCTTCGGCCTGTCCGAGAAGGAGCACGGCGCCGACATCTACTCCTCCGACATGGTCCTGACCCCCGACGGGTCCGGCGGCTGGACGGCGAGCGGCTCCAAGTACTACATCGGCAACGGCGACAGCGCCCGCGTCGTCTCCGTCTTCGGCCGCATCGACGGCCGCGAGGGCCCCGACCAGTACGTCTTCTTCCGCGCCGACTCCGCCCACCCGGCGTACCAGGTGGTCAAGAACGTCGTCCCCTCGCAGATGTACGTCGCCGAGTTCCGCCTCCAGGACTATCCGGTCGCGCCCTCGGACCTCCTGCACACCGGCGAGGAGGCCTTCAGCGCCGCCCTGAACACGGTGAACATCGGCAAGTTCAACCTCTGCTTCGGCGGCATCGGCATGAGCACGCACGCCCTGTACGAGGCCGTGACGCACGCCCACCGCAGGATCCTGTTCGGCAACCCGGTCACCGCCTTCCCGCACGTACGCCGTGAACTCACCGACGCCTACGTCCGGTTGATCGGTATGCGGCTCTTCTCCGACCGTGCCATCGACTACTTCCGCGCCGCGAGCCCCGAGGACCGCCGCTACCTGCTGTACAACCCGGTCACCAAGATGAAGGTGACCACCGAGGCCGAGACGGTCATGGCGCTGCTCGCGGACGTCGTCGCCGCGAAGGGCTTCGAGAAGGACAGTTATCTCGCGATCGCCCGCACCGACGTGACCGGACTGCCCAAGCTGGAGGGCACGGTCGCCGTCAACCTGGCCCTGATCGCCAAGTTCCTGCCCGCGTACCTGTTCCTGCCCGAGGAGCGCCCCGCGGTGCCCATACGCCGGGACGCCGCGGACGACGAGTTCCTGTTCCGGCAGGGCCCGGCCCGTGGCCTGTCCAAGGTCCGCTTCCACGACTGGCGCCCGGCGTACGCGAAGTACGCGCACCTGCCCAACGTCGCCCTCTTCACCCAACAGGCCGAGTCCTTCACGCAGTTGCTCGCCACCGCACCGCCGGACGCCGCCCAGCAGCAGGACCTCGACTTCGGTCTCGCACTGAGCGAACTGTTCACCCTCGTCGTCTACGGCCAGCTCATCCTGGAACAGGCCGAA
This is a stretch of genomic DNA from Streptomyces sp. NA04227. It encodes these proteins:
- a CDS encoding TetR/AcrR family transcriptional regulator, giving the protein MSSQASPASSPAKPRKRRPYAPRVPIEERREQLLDAALAVIVDAGHDRVSVDAVAKRAGVARAVVYSAYGDLGALLGALLDRTQAHAFDRLLAAVPEGEGLRDPAGYAAEAARRAAAMLAEDPDTWRLILLTPATMTAVVHERIEGERERLRLRAAEWIARVQRTRSAAPGLDPRVLDPQVLAHALVAAGEHFGRVALTDPDRFDPEHLAGQFRALLGALWPPA
- a CDS encoding acyl-CoA dehydrogenase, whose amino-acid sequence is MPSEANATAQLLHPHRYDPAHFDAETRRLLRATIDWFETRGKQRLTAAYHAKEYYADFLEFAAREGLFATFLTPSADAAGNPDKRWDTSRIAALSEILGFYGLNYWYPWQVTVLGLGPVWQSGNAEARAWAAAALEAGGTGAFGLSEKEHGADIYSSDMVLTPDGSGGWTASGSKYYIGNGDSARVVSVFGRIDGREGPDQYVFFRADSAHPAYQVVKNVVPSQMYVAEFRLQDYPVAPSDLLHTGEEAFSAALNTVNIGKFNLCFGGIGMSTHALYEAVTHAHRRILFGNPVTAFPHVRRELTDAYVRLIGMRLFSDRAIDYFRAASPEDRRYLLYNPVTKMKVTTEAETVMALLADVVAAKGFEKDSYLAIARTDVTGLPKLEGTVAVNLALIAKFLPAYLFLPEERPAVPIRRDAADDEFLFRQGPARGLSKVRFHDWRPAYAKYAHLPNVALFTQQAESFTQLLATAPPDAAQQQDLDFGLALSELFTLVVYGQLILEQAELTAVDEPVLDVLFGALVRDFSAHATDLHGKRSTTPAQQEWARAALTRPADGPEAEAASNAVWDQVVSLSGAYEMKA